One Romboutsia sp. 13368 genomic window carries:
- a CDS encoding UDP-N-acetylmuramoyl-tripeptide--D-alanyl-D-alanine ligase produces MKSLTVSELTIATKGKLVIGNESDSIMDIVIDSRKANKDNVFVAVIGENLDGHKFMQSAYENGCKTFIKNASSSIKLNSSDINLIEVEDTQIALGNIAKYYKEKFDIPYIGVTGSVGKTTTRDMIYATVSSKFNTLKNEGNLNNHFGVPLTLFNLDDSYECAVIEMGMSNFKEIEYLANIVNPKIGVISNIGLSHIENLGSQEGILQAKMEIATNFNEENTLIVNGDDKLLGTLKEKNLNYSLKTFGFNKTNDIYCESYEMNEEDLTFTCYIDGRKEEIFIPTVGEHNIYNAMAAILVGKELNISLEQIKSGLKNFKATKMRLDIIKTNKMTIINDAYNASPDSMEAALKILGRYKNRKVAILGDMFEMGEHAEYGHRLVGKYAINNTDVLVAIGKDAKFMCEEAKTLGFNESNIHYFNTKEDAIEKLYELVKNDDVVLVKASRGMQLEKIVEYLNK; encoded by the coding sequence ATGAAAAGTTTAACAGTATCAGAACTAACAATTGCTACAAAAGGTAAATTAGTAATTGGTAATGAAAGTGATTCTATAATGGATATTGTCATAGATAGTAGAAAAGCTAATAAAGACAATGTATTCGTTGCTGTAATAGGAGAAAATCTAGATGGTCACAAGTTTATGCAATCTGCATATGAAAATGGATGTAAAACGTTCATAAAAAATGCTAGTAGTAGCATAAAATTAAATAGTTCAGATATAAATTTAATAGAAGTAGAAGATACTCAAATAGCATTAGGAAATATTGCTAAATACTATAAAGAAAAATTTGATATCCCATATATAGGAGTAACAGGTAGCGTAGGAAAAACAACAACAAGAGATATGATATATGCTACAGTTTCATCAAAGTTTAATACATTGAAGAATGAAGGTAATTTAAACAATCATTTTGGAGTACCTTTAACTTTATTTAATCTTGATGATTCTTATGAGTGTGCAGTTATAGAGATGGGAATGTCAAACTTTAAAGAAATCGAATATTTAGCAAATATAGTAAATCCTAAAATAGGAGTTATATCTAATATAGGATTATCGCACATTGAAAATTTAGGTTCTCAAGAAGGAATATTGCAAGCTAAGATGGAAATTGCAACTAATTTTAATGAAGAGAACACATTAATTGTAAATGGAGATGATAAACTTTTAGGAACTTTAAAGGAAAAAAATCTTAATTATAGTTTAAAAACATTTGGATTTAATAAAACTAATGATATATACTGTGAAAGTTATGAAATGAATGAAGAAGATTTAACTTTTACATGTTATATAGATGGAAGAAAAGAAGAGATATTTATACCTACAGTAGGAGAGCACAATATATATAATGCTATGGCAGCTATATTAGTAGGTAAAGAATTAAATATATCTTTAGAACAAATAAAAAGTGGATTAAAAAACTTTAAAGCTACTAAAATGAGATTAGATATAATAAAAACTAATAAAATGACAATAATTAATGATGCATATAATGCAAGCCCAGATTCTATGGAGGCTGCTTTAAAAATACTTGGAAGATATAAAAATAGAAAAGTAGCTATACTTGGAGATATGTTTGAAATGGGTGAACATGCAGAGTATGGACATCGTTTAGTAGGAAAATATGCTATAAATAATACAGATGTATTAGTAGCTATTGGAAAAGATGCAAAATTTATGTGTGAAGAAGCTAAAACACTAGGATTTAACGAAAGTAATATACATTATTTTAATACGAAAGAAGATGCTATAGAAAAATTATATGAACTTGTTAAAAATGATGACGTAGTTTTAGTTAAAGCATCTAGAGGTATGCAATTAGAAAAAATAGTAGAATATCTTAATAAATAA
- a CDS encoding stage V sporulation protein D: MKKIKRMSKKRLVLVLILACALFLGLTFRTGYLQIVKGDWLSTKAIDQQTREIPIEPKRGTIYDRNMKEIAVSVTKYTVWCKPVEVKDKEAAAKQVSEILEKEYEDVYESVSKKNMALVKVQRWIDDEKATKIREAKISGIWVAEDNQRYYPYGNFASYVLGHTSADSQGIAGVEMQYDKHLKGTAGKLIVSTDASGREIPQGLEKYYEPVQGNGLILTIDEVIQHYTEKAVQKAYELNNAKRVTVVAVDPKTGDVLSMASKPDYDPNDSRTPIYPYYQEELDKYDDKNKINGYYQMWRNPAVSDTYEPGSTFKLITSSAGIEEGAVKESDKFTCTGSLTIGGRRIKCWRHYRPHGEQTFTQGVQNSCNPVFMTVAERLGVSKMYDYVEAFGFMEKTGIDLPGEAKGIVYNEKNVGPVELATMSFGQSISVTPMQLIRAISTIANDGKMMQPRVVKGYTDNKGNIIEEIEPKMVRQVISEDTSDRMMKITESVVSQGSGHAAYIPGYRIGGKTGTAQKVIDGRYAQGKYICSFMGIAPTDDPQIVLLAIVDEPTGVSAFGSTTAGPIVKEILNDVLPYLGVEPIYTEEEKKELQKEQVVVPDVRNLAIEDAVKILEESKLKANLDTDIEIKEGSKVVDMFPKPGVKVDENSSIMLYFNN; encoded by the coding sequence TTGAAAAAGATAAAAAGAATGAGTAAGAAAAGGTTAGTACTTGTTCTTATATTAGCTTGTGCATTATTCTTAGGTCTTACATTTAGAACTGGATATTTGCAGATTGTAAAAGGAGATTGGCTTAGTACAAAAGCTATAGATCAACAAACAAGGGAAATTCCAATAGAACCTAAAAGAGGAACTATATATGATAGAAATATGAAAGAAATAGCTGTAAGTGTTACTAAGTATACGGTATGGTGTAAGCCTGTAGAAGTAAAAGATAAAGAAGCTGCAGCAAAACAGGTATCTGAAATACTAGAAAAAGAATATGAAGATGTATATGAATCAGTATCTAAAAAGAATATGGCATTAGTAAAAGTACAAAGATGGATAGATGATGAAAAGGCAACTAAAATAAGAGAAGCTAAAATTTCTGGAATATGGGTAGCAGAAGATAATCAAAGATATTATCCATATGGAAATTTTGCATCTTATGTTTTAGGTCATACATCAGCAGATTCTCAAGGTATAGCTGGTGTTGAGATGCAATATGATAAACATTTAAAAGGGACTGCAGGAAAGCTTATCGTCAGTACAGATGCATCAGGTAGAGAAATACCACAAGGATTAGAAAAATACTATGAACCTGTACAGGGAAATGGATTAATACTTACAATAGATGAAGTTATACAGCATTATACTGAAAAAGCTGTTCAAAAAGCATATGAATTAAATAATGCTAAAAGGGTAACTGTAGTAGCGGTAGACCCTAAAACAGGAGATGTATTATCAATGGCATCAAAACCTGATTACGATCCTAATGACTCAAGAACACCAATATATCCATACTATCAAGAAGAATTAGATAAATATGATGATAAAAATAAAATAAATGGATATTATCAAATGTGGAGAAATCCTGCAGTAAGTGATACATATGAGCCTGGTTCTACATTTAAGTTAATAACATCATCAGCAGGCATAGAAGAAGGTGCGGTTAAAGAAAGTGATAAGTTTACTTGTACAGGAAGTTTAACTATAGGTGGAAGAAGAATAAAATGTTGGAGACACTATAGACCACATGGAGAGCAGACATTTACACAAGGAGTACAAAACTCTTGTAACCCTGTATTTATGACTGTAGCAGAAAGACTTGGAGTATCTAAAATGTATGACTATGTTGAGGCTTTTGGGTTTATGGAAAAAACAGGTATAGATTTACCTGGGGAAGCTAAAGGCATAGTATATAATGAGAAAAATGTAGGTCCAGTAGAGCTTGCAACAATGTCATTTGGTCAATCAATATCAGTAACACCAATGCAGCTTATAAGGGCAATATCAACTATTGCAAATGATGGTAAAATGATGCAACCAAGAGTAGTAAAAGGATATACTGATAATAAGGGTAATATAATAGAAGAAATTGAGCCTAAAATGGTAAGACAGGTTATTTCAGAAGATACATCTGATAGAATGATGAAGATAACAGAATCTGTTGTTAGTCAAGGTTCAGGGCATGCAGCTTATATACCAGGATATAGAATAGGTGGAAAAACTGGTACAGCTCAAAAAGTTATAGATGGTAGATATGCACAAGGTAAATATATATGTTCATTTATGGGAATTGCACCAACAGATGATCCTCAAATAGTCCTTCTTGCTATAGTTGATGAGCCAACTGGAGTAAGTGCATTTGGTAGTACAACAGCAGGACCTATAGTTAAAGAAATATTAAATGATGTATTACCATACTTAGGTGTTGAGCCAATATATACAGAGGAAGAGAAAAAAGAATTACAAAAGGAGCAAGTTGTAGTACCTGATGTTAGGAACTTAGCAATAGAAGATGCAGTAAAAATATTAGAAGAAAGTAAGCTAAAGGCCAACTTAGATACAGATATAGAGATAAAAGAAGGTTCAAAAGTAGTAGATATGTTCCCTAAACCAGGTGTTAAAGTAGATGAAAACTCAAGTATAATGTTATATTTTAATAATTAA
- the rsmH gene encoding 16S rRNA (cytosine(1402)-N(4))-methyltransferase RsmH, whose translation MEFHHVSVLLNECIDNLNIKPDGVYVDCTMGGAGHSKEIVKRLSDKGLFIGFDQDKNAIATAKERLSEYSDRVRFVHSNFENIKEELAKIGVYKIDGVLADLGVSSHQLDEADRGFSYMQDAPLDMRMDVRCEFSAYDVVNTYSEEELAKIIKDYGEDNWAKRIAKFIVDERAEKPIETTGELVEVIKKAIPKKARIDGPHPAKRTFQAIRIEVNNELGVITKMIDDAVSIMNEGGRVCIITFHSLEDRIVKNEFRDLALDCVCPSHLPICQCDKESLVKVITRKPILPSKEEIEENPRSRSAKLRVAERI comes from the coding sequence ATGGAATTTCATCACGTTTCTGTACTCTTAAATGAGTGTATAGACAACTTAAATATAAAACCTGACGGAGTATATGTAGACTGTACTATGGGTGGAGCAGGTCATTCTAAAGAAATAGTTAAGAGATTATCTGATAAAGGACTATTTATAGGATTTGACCAAGATAAAAATGCTATAGCTACKGCWAAAGAAAGATTAAGTGAATATAGTGATAGAGTAAGATTTGTTCACAGTAATTTTGAAAATATAAAAGAAGAATTAGCTAAAATAGGTGTATATAAAATAGATGGAGTACTTGCAGATTTAGGAGTATCTTCTCATCAATTAGATGAAGCCGATAGAGGATTTTCATATATGCAAGATGCACCACTTGATATGAGAATGGATGTAAGATGTGAATTTTCTGCATATGATGTAGTTAATACTTACAGTGAAGAAGAATTAGCTAAAATAATAAAAGATTATGGAGAAGATAACTGGGCTAAACGTATAGCTAAATTTATAGTAGATGAAAGAGCAGAAAAGCCAATAGAAACTACTGGAGAGCTTGTAGAAGTTATAAAGAAAGCTATACCTAAAAAAGCAAGAATAGATGGTCCACATCCAGCAAAGAGAACTTTCCAAGCTATAAGAATAGAAGTTAATAATGAACTTGGCGTAATAACAAAAATGATAGATGATGCAGTATCTATTATGAATGAAGGTGGAAGAGTTTGTATAATAACATTCCATTCATTAGAAGATAGAATAGTAAAAAATGAATTTAGAGATTTAGCTCTAGATTGTGTATGTCCATCACATTTACCTATATGTCAATGTGATAAAGAATCTCTAGTAAAGGTTATAACTAGAAAACCAATACTTCCAAGTAAAGAGGAAATAGAAGAAAACCCAAGATCAAGAAGTGCAAAACTAAGAGTAGCAGAAAGAATATAG
- the lgt gene encoding prolipoprotein diacylglyceryl transferase, protein MDRVAFSIFGIDVMWYGILMATGMILGTIIALKEAKRVGINEDTVLDLAIIAIPMGLLGARLYYVLFNWGYYSQNPSQILNFRGGGMAIHGALIAGILTGYIFTRIKKINFFKMADAVMIGMPLAQAIGRWGNFINQEAHGGPTNLPWGIMVDGVKVHPTFLYESIWDALIFVFLWMFRKKKQYEGQIVVYYIGLYSLGRFFIEGLRTDSLMIGPLRMAQVISLVGVVGAIIAHIYLSKKENNNTKEEKQGEN, encoded by the coding sequence ATGGATAGAGTTGCATTTAGTATATTTGGTATAGATGTAATGTGGTATGGAATACTTATGGCTACAGGTATGATATTAGGAACAATAATAGCGTTAAAAGAAGCTAAAAGAGTTGGTATAAATGAAGATACTGTACTTGATTTGGCTATAATTGCTATCCCTATGGGTCTTTTAGGTGCAAGATTGTATTATGTTTTATTTAATTGGGGATATTATTCTCAAAATCCATCTCAGATACTTAATTTTAGAGGTGGAGGAATGGCAATACATGGTGCATTAATAGCTGGTATTCTTACAGGATATATATTTACAAGAATTAAAAAGATTAATTTCTTTAAAATGGCTGATGCTGTTATGATAGGTATGCCCCTAGCGCAAGCTATTGGAAGATGGGGTAATTTTATAAATCAAGAAGCTCATGGCGGACCCACTAATTTACCATGGGGAATAATGGTTGATGGAGTAAAAGTACATCCAACATTTTTATATGAATCTATATGGGATGCATTAATATTTGTATTTTTATGGATGTTTAGAAAGAAAAAACAATATGAAGGCCAAATTGTAGTATACTATATAGGTCTTTATTCTTTAGGTAGATTTTTTATAGAAGGACTTAGAACTGATAGTTTAATGATAGGGCCATTAAGAATGGCGCAAGTTATAAGCTTAGTAGGTGTAGTTGGAGCTATAATTGCACATATATATTTATCTAAAAAAGAAAATAATAATACAAAAGAAGAAAAACAAGGAGAGAACTAA
- a CDS encoding tyrosine-protein phosphatase codes for VYMIDIHCHIVPNVDDGAKDLDDAVKMAKIAYNEGIRKIINTSHYHPNFNYIKGKELLGRVKDFNNILKLNNIDIEVFIGNELYYSEDIIEIIEEKEFYSLNNSRYLLIEFPPLNFPKNILDIIYEIKIRGYIPILAHVERYKKVQENVNLIYECINEGALIQVNSSSIMGKNGIEMKKVSDILLYNNMIHFIATDAHSSTRRRPIIKETYDYVVKKYGSKKAETLFIQNPSKVINNEEIYIESPIRYEKSKGFFKKIFRK; via the coding sequence GTATACATGATAGATATTCATTGTCATATTGTTCCAAATGTTGATGATGGAGCAAAAGATTTAGATGATGCCGTTAAAATGGCTAAAATAGCTTATAATGAAGGTATAAGGAAAATTATTAACACATCACATTATCATCCAAACTTTAACTATATAAAGGGAAAAGAACTTTTAGGTAGAGTAAAAGACTTTAATAATATACTTAAATTAAATAATATAGATATAGAAGTTTTTATAGGAAATGAACTTTATTATAGTGAAGATATAATAGAGATTATAGAAGAAAAAGAGTTTTATAGTTTAAATAATAGTAGATACTTATTAATAGAATTTCCTCCACTTAATTTTCCTAAAAATATTCTAGATATAATATATGAAATTAAGATAAGAGGATATATACCTATATTAGCGCATGTTGAAAGATATAAAAAAGTACAGGAAAATGTAAATTTAATTTATGAATGCATAAATGAAGGAGCTTTAATTCAAGTTAATTCATCAAGTATAATGGGTAAAAATGGAATTGAAATGAAGAAAGTAAGTGATATATTACTTTATAATAATATGATTCATTTTATAGCTACAGATGCACATTCAAGTACAAGACGTAGACCTATAATAAAAGAAACTTATGATTATGTAGTTAAAAAATATGGATCTAAAAAGGCAGAAACTTTATTTATACAAAATCCAAGTAAAGTTATAAATAATGAAGAAATATATATAGAATCTCCTATAAGATATGAAAAATCAAAAGGATTTTTTAAAAAAATATTTAGAAAGTAA
- a CDS encoding ferrochelatase, translated as MLFSIILFSSLALSFILKGSYENIFIVLATIAFYKLIIVDKNYNKLIYGALISFIGVNLVVSFIFKDYIVIKDTQAIQEQEETLILLVSEGEDKKYNIRERSTQIYYEEGYKAIFNGINNLHNYKNYYSKLGSSEFKHKANEISEKLSHRLGKGYKVVNSYMYSSPYFEYSIESVVAQGYKKIIICPLFMTEGRDYEIFMDRYEKLNLASRNIAAVEVLEPFYNANNLAHLYTDEILKNIRESEDDSGVLLIGLHDKNNLEQDILFREKIKKYIEESEEDIDIKIKLPLLENNKKDIIKSGEELLEYGINTLYVVAPTSTIDTMHTRYLVNSILEELDMGNTKFHYIEPSDKINTLVDTLYTKIVLIQI; from the coding sequence ATGTTATTTTCTATAATATTATTTTCTTCTTTAGCACTTAGCTTTATACTAAAAGGAAGTTATGAAAATATATTTATAGTTTTGGCAACTATAGCATTTTATAAGCTAATAATAGTAGATAAAAACTATAATAAATTAATTTATGGTGCATTGATTTCATTTATAGGAGTTAATTTAGTTGTATCATTTATATTTAAAGACTATATAGTAATTAAAGATACACAAGCAATACAAGAACAAGAAGAAACTTTAATTTTATTAGTATCAGAGGGAGAAGATAAAAAGTACAATATAAGAGAACGCTCAACACAAATTTACTACGAAGAAGGCTATAAGGCTATTTTTAATGGAATAAATAATTTGCATAATTATAAAAATTATTATAGTAAGTTGGGTTCTAGTGAATTTAAACATAAAGCAAATGAAATATCTGAAAAACTAAGTCATCGTTTAGGTAAAGGATATAAAGTTGTAAATTCTTATATGTATTCAAGCCCTTATTTTGAATATTCAATAGAATCTGTTGTAGCTCAAGGCTATAAAAAAATTATAATATGTCCCTTATTTATGACAGAGGGAAGAGATTATGAAATTTTTATGGATAGATATGAAAAATTGAATTTAGCATCTAGAAACATAGCAGCTGTCGAAGTTTTAGAACCCTTTTACAATGCAAATAATTTAGCACATCTTTATACAGATGAAATACTAAAAAATATAAGAGAATCAGAAGATGATAGTGGAGTACTTTTAATAGGGCTTCATGATAAAAATAATTTAGAACAGGATATATTATTTAGAGAAAAAATAAAAAAATACATAGAAGAGTCTGAAGAAGATATAGATATAAAAATAAAGTTACCACTTTTAGAAAATAATAAAAAAGATATAATTAAATCAGGTGAAGAACTTTTAGAGTATGGAATTAATACTTTATATGTTGTTGCACCTACATCTACAATAGATACAATGCATACGAGATATTTAGTAAATAGTATACTTGAAGAGTTAGATATGGGAAATACAAAATTTCATTACATAGAGCCAAGTGATAAAATAAATACCTTAGTTGATACTTTGTATACAAAAATTGTACTTATACAAATTTAA
- the ychF gene encoding redox-regulated ATPase YchF, whose translation MKLGIVGLPNVGKSTLFNAITQAGAESANYPFCTIEPNVGVVSVPDERLEKLRELYDSKKIVPTAIEFCDIAGLVRGASKGEGLGNKFLSHIREVDAIVHVVRCFEDGNVVHVDGSVDPLRDIETINLELIFSDIEILDRRIQKSTKAAKADKSVAAEVEFLKEIMAVLEDGKCVRTMDFSDDQKTFVDSLNLLTSKPVIYATNVSEDDLADEGENNAYVAKVREFAATENAEVVVVCAQIEAEIAELDTEEEKKEFLETLGLEQSGLDKLIKSSYALLGLISYLTAGPQEVRAWTIKVGTKAPAAGGKIHSDIERGFIRAETIAFNDLVQVGTMTAAKEKGLVRLEGKEYIVKDGDVILFRFNV comes from the coding sequence ATGAAATTAGGTATAGTTGGTTTACCAAATGTAGGTAAAAGTACACTATTTAATGCAATAACGCAAGCAGGTGCAGAATCTGCAAACTATCCTTTCTGTACAATAGAACCAAACGTTGGTGTTGTTTCTGTTCCAGATGAGAGATTAGAAAAATTAAGAGAATTATATGATTCTAAAAAAATAGTTCCTACTGCTATAGAATTCTGTGATATAGCTGGTCTTGTTAGAGGAGCTTCTAAAGGTGAAGGTTTAGGAAATAAATTCTTATCTCACATAAGAGAAGTTGATGCAATAGTTCACGTTGTTAGATGTTTCGAAGATGGAAATGTTGTTCACGTTGATGGTTCTGTTGATCCTTTAAGAGATATAGAAACTATAAACTTAGAATTAATATTCTCTGATATAGAGATATTAGATAGAAGAATACAAAAATCAACTAAAGCTGCTAAAGCTGATAAATCTGTAGCTGCTGAAGTTGAATTCTTAAAAGAAATAATGGCTGTTTTAGAAGATGGTAAATGTGTTAGAACTATGGACTTTAGTGATGACCAAAAAACTTTCGTTGATTCATTAAACTTACTTACATCAAAGCCTGTAATATACGCTACAAATGTAAGTGAAGATGATTTAGCTGATGAAGGTGAAAACAATGCATACGTTGCTAAAGTAAGAGAATTCGCTGCAACTGAAAATGCTGAAGTTGTTGTTGTTTGTGCTCAAATAGAAGCAGAAATAGCTGAACTTGATACTGAAGAAGAAAAGAAAGAATTCTTAGAAACTTTAGGACTTGAGCAATCTGGTCTTGATAAGTTAATAAAATCTTCTTATGCATTACTTGGTCTTATATCTTACTTAACTGCTGGACCTCAAGAAGTTAGAGCTTGGACTATAAAAGTTGGAACTAAAGCTCCTGCTGCTGGTGGTAAGATACACTCTGATATAGAAAGAGGATTCATAAGAGCAGAAACTATAGCATTTAATGACTTAGTACAAGTTGGTACTATGACTGCTGCTAAAGAAAAAGGATTAGTTAGACTTGAAGGTAAAGAATATATAGTTAAAGATGGGGATGTTATATTATTTAGATTTAACGTTTAA
- a CDS encoding carbon starvation CstA family protein, whose amino-acid sequence MITFLACLAILIVGYFTYGSFVSKRIGYNDKNDTPAVRLNDGVDFIPMPWYKVFLIQFLNIAGTGPIFGAISGALFGPVAFLWITFGTLFAGGVHDYLSGVISMKHEGISVSEIVGIYLGNGMKNIMRVFSVILLVLVGTVFITSPAGLLTSMTGIDKMVWLALIVIYYIVATVLPVDKVIGKIYPIFGAALLAMAIGLAGAMIIGHLNGSMEMAEMTLNNLHPDNLSVFPFLFTTIACGALSGFHATQSPMMARCVGRESESKRIFYGAMVVEGIVALIWCAVTIAFFGDSLSIQSALTEFGGPSGVVNEISKGLLGTIGSILALLGVVACPITSGDTAFRSARLTIADAFKIKQSSLKSRFMLAIPLFVVGIFLTTIDFNIIWRYFAWSNQTLATIFLWTGAVYLLKNKKNYWIACLPATMMSYVCVSYIIQAPEGLRLSSTIGDSAGIISAILLFVWFMVKVKKTKVSESGESELI is encoded by the coding sequence ATGATTACATTTTTAGCTTGTTTAGCCATTTTAATAGTTGGCTACTTTACTTATGGTTCGTTTGTATCTAAGAGAATAGGCTACAATGATAAAAATGATACACCAGCTGTAAGACTAAATGATGGTGTAGACTTTATACCAATGCCTTGGTATAAAGTATTTTTAATTCAGTTTTTAAACATAGCTGGTACAGGACCTATATTTGGTGCAATTTCAGGGGCATTGTTTGGTCCAGTAGCATTTTTATGGATAACATTTGGGACATTATTTGCTGGAGGAGTACATGATTATTTATCTGGTGTAATATCTATGAAGCACGAGGGTATTTCAGTTTCTGAAATAGTTGGTATTTATCTAGGAAACGGTATGAAAAATATTATGAGGGTATTTTCTGTTATATTATTGGTATTAGTTGGTACAGTATTTATAACATCTCCTGCTGGTCTATTAACTTCTATGACTGGTATTGATAAAATGGTTTGGCTAGCATTGATAGTAATTTATTACATAGTTGCTACTGTATTACCTGTAGATAAAGTAATAGGTAAAATATATCCAATATTTGGTGCTGCACTTCTTGCTATGGCAATAGGTTTAGCTGGTGCTATGATAATAGGACATCTTAATGGATCTATGGAAATGGCAGAAATGACTTTGAATAACTTACATCCTGATAATTTATCTGTATTTCCATTCTTATTTACAACTATAGCTTGTGGTGCATTAAGTGGTTTCCATGCTACACAATCTCCTATGATGGCAAGATGCGTTGGTAGAGAAAGTGAAAGTAAAAGAATATTTTATGGTGCGATGGTTGTAGAAGGTATAGTTGCTTTAATATGGTGTGCTGTTACAATAGCATTCTTTGGTGATTCTTTATCAATACAATCTGCACTAACAGAGTTTGGAGGTCCATCTGGTGTAGTTAATGAAATATCTAAAGGATTATTAGGAACTATAGGATCTATATTAGCATTATTAGGGGTAGTTGCTTGTCCTATAACAAGTGGAGATACAGCATTTAGAAGTGCAAGACTTACTATAGCAGATGCTTTTAAAATAAAGCAATCTAGTTTAAAAAGTAGATTTATGTTAGCGATACCATTATTTGTAGTAGGTATATTTTTAACTACTATAGATTTTAATATAATATGGAGATATTTTGCTTGGTCTAACCAAACATTAGCTACTATATTCTTATGGACTGGTGCTGTATACTTATTAAAAAATAAGAAAAACTATTGGATAGCATGTTTACCTGCTACAATGATGAGCTATGTATGTGTATCTTATATAATACAAGCACCAGAAGGTCTTAGATTATCTTCTACTATAGGAGACTCTGCTGGTATAATATCTGCTATATTGTTATTTGTATGGTTTATGGTAAAAGTAAAGAAAACAAAAGTTAGTGAAAGTGGAGAGTCTGAACTTATATAA
- a CDS encoding dicarboxylate/amino acid:cation symporter: MKSFWKNYKSSIILLGAILLGGIVGATMGEKATVLKPIGDLFLNLLFMTLVPLVFFSVTSAISNMGGGMSRLGKILKSIVIVFLGTALVAAVIGLIGVLLMNPTKGLDTSLFSDIISSANNNSTTEQVGLLQQIVNTFTVNDFNLLLSRSNMLQLIVFSILFGIGTLMAGDAGKPIAKFVQSGSAVMMKVINIIMIAAPIGLGCYFANVIGELGSQLLSGYLRVTVLYLILTVVIYFGLFTLYAFIAGGKDGIKAFWANAVSPTVTSLATCSSAASIPVNLDATKKMGVPADIAETVIPLGANIHKDGSVVTGVLKIAFLLGLLGTDMNSVGMMLAILGVAFINGAVMGAIPGGGFMSEMLIISAFGIDPALLPIIVVIGTILDAPATLLNSTENTVCAMLVARLVEGKDWLKNKINN; the protein is encoded by the coding sequence ATGAAATCATTTTGGAAAAATTATAAGTCTTCTATAATATTACTAGGAGCTATCTTACTAGGTGGTATTGTAGGTGCGACTATGGGGGAAAAAGCCACAGTTTTAAAACCAATAGGAGATTTATTCTTAAATTTATTATTCATGACATTAGTACCATTAGTATTCTTTAGTGTTACATCTGCCATATCTAATATGGGTGGAGGTATGAGTAGACTAGGTAAGATACTAAAAAGTATAGTTATAGTATTTTTAGGTACAGCACTAGTTGCAGCAGTTATAGGATTAATTGGAGTACTTTTAATGAATCCTACAAAAGGATTAGATACATCATTATTCTCAGATATAATATCATCTGCTAATAATAACTCAACTACAGAACAAGTAGGTTTATTACAACAAATAGTTAATACATTTACAGTTAATGACTTTAACTTATTACTATCTAGATCAAATATGTTACAACTTATTGTATTCTCAATTTTATTTGGTATAGGAACTTTAATGGCTGGAGACGCTGGAAAGCCAATAGCTAAGTTTGTTCAATCAGGTTCAGCAGTTATGATGAAAGTAATAAACATAATAATGATAGCTGCTCCAATAGGTCTTGGATGCTACTTTGCAAATGTTATAGGTGAATTAGGATCACAATTATTATCAGGATACTTAAGAGTGACAGTATTATACTTAATATTAACAGTTGTAATATACTTCGGATTATTTACTTTATATGCATTTATAGCTGGAGGAAAAGACGGAATAAAAGCTTTCTGGGCAAATGCAGTATCTCCAACAGTTACATCATTAGCAACTTGTTCAAGTGCGGCTTCAATACCTGTAAACTTAGATGCAACTAAGAAAATGGGTGTTCCAGCTGACATAGCAGAAACTGTTATACCATTAGGAGCAAATATCCATAAAGATGGTTCAGTTGTAACAGGTGTATTAAAAATAGCATTCTTATTAGGTTTATTAGGAACTGATATGAATAGCGTTGGAATGATGTTAGCTATACTAGGTGTTGCCTTCATAAATGGTGCAGTAATGGGAGCTATACCAGGTGGTGGATTTATGAGTGAAATGTTAATAATAAGTGCATTTGGAATAGATCCAGCATTACTTCCAATAATAGTTGTTATAGGAACAATCTTAGATGCTCCTGCAACATTATTAAACTCAACTGAAAACACAGTATGTGCTATGCTTGTAGCAAGACTTGTTGAAGGTAAAGATTGGTTAAAAAATAAGATAAATAATTAA